In a single window of the Ciconia boyciana chromosome 7, ASM3463844v1, whole genome shotgun sequence genome:
- the EFHD1 gene encoding EF-hand domain-containing protein D1: protein MASEELAQKLQRRLQLEQSGAAVEGEAAAVEGEAAAARGEEAAGDEAERSCLTASAGAELSAKLCRRQDINEGAAQPRRAAVFNPYTEFKEFSRRQIKDMERMFRLYDSGRDGYIDLMELKLMMEKLGAPQTHLGLKNMIKEVDEDFDGKLSFREFLLIFHKAAAGELEEDSGLLTLAKLSEIDVSIEGVKGAKNFFEAKVQALSSASKFEAEIKAEQDERKREEEERKHRRAAFRELKSAFTQ from the exons ATGGCCTCGGAGGAGCTGGCGCAGAAGCTGCAGCGgcggctgcagctggagcagagcgGGGCGGCGGTGGagggcgaggcggcggcggtggagggcgaggcggcggcggccaggGGCGAGGAGGCGGCCGGGGACGAGGCGGAGCGGAGCTGCCTGACGGCCAGCGCGGGCGCGGAGCTGAGCGCCAAGCTGTGCCGGCGGCAGGACATCAACGAGGGGGCGGCGCAGCCCCGGCGGGCCGCCGTCTTCAACCCCTACACCGAGTTCAAGGAGTTCAGCCGCCGGCAGATCAAGGACATGGAGCGCATGTTCCGCCT GTATGACTCAGGACGGGACGGGTACATCGACCTGATGGAGCTGAAGCTGATGATGGAAAAGCTGGGAGCCCCGCAGACCCACCTGGGGCTGAAGAACATGATCAAGGAGGTGGATGAAGACTTTGATGGGAAGCTCAGCTTCCGTGAG TTCCTGCTGATTTTCCATAAAGCTGCAGCTGGTGAACTCGAGGAGGACAGCGGCCTGTTGACTCTTGCAAAGCTGTCAGAGATAGATGTCTCCATTGAGGGAGTCAAAGGAGCCAAGAACTTCTTTGAAGCTAAG GTTCAAGCTCTCTCTTCAGCCAGTAAATTTGAAGCAGAGATAAAAGCTGAGCAGGATGAGCGAAAgcgggaagaggaggaaaggaaacacCGCCGAGCAGCTTTCAGGGAGTTAAAATCTGCATTTACCCAGTAA